Proteins from a genomic interval of Rhodothermus marinus:
- a CDS encoding NAD(P)/FAD-dependent oxidoreductase produces MPSVVIIGGGAIGLASAFFLRQRGNFSITVIDQGPIGDGCSYGNAGFISPSHVVPLAAPGVIGKGLRWLLNPESPFYIRPRWDPELFRWLWLFRRSATELHVTRSAPVLQALLERSRELTARLQETVGDFEFRRDGLLMPFQSEEGRHECEQLAREAERLGMAHEWIPAERLAELTGTEVRAEGGLFFPGDAHLRPDRFTAALHRYLEQQGVRFLPETPVTELERRGGQVTGVRTPDGLLSADQVVVAAGAWSARLVRAVGYRLPLQPAKGYSLTFAPPPEGVPLRPLLLTETKVAVTPFREAFRLAGTLELSGLELSIRDRRVQAIYRAAGRYLPALRLPAREQAELWAGLRPCTPDGLPVIDRVPGTENLWLATGHAMLGISLAAVTGELVAALIGGVEPPVDPAPLRADRWR; encoded by the coding sequence ATGCCATCGGTTGTCATCATAGGGGGCGGCGCCATCGGGCTGGCGTCCGCCTTTTTTCTTCGCCAGCGTGGCAACTTTTCGATCACCGTGATTGATCAGGGGCCGATCGGGGATGGCTGCTCCTACGGCAATGCCGGCTTTATCAGTCCCAGTCATGTGGTGCCGCTGGCGGCGCCGGGCGTGATCGGCAAGGGCTTGCGCTGGCTGTTGAACCCGGAGAGCCCGTTCTACATCCGGCCCCGGTGGGATCCGGAGCTGTTCCGATGGCTCTGGCTTTTCCGGCGTTCGGCCACCGAGCTCCATGTGACCCGAAGCGCGCCGGTCCTGCAGGCATTGCTGGAGCGGAGTCGGGAGTTGACGGCCCGGCTTCAGGAGACGGTGGGCGATTTCGAGTTTCGGCGGGACGGATTGCTGATGCCGTTCCAGAGCGAGGAGGGACGGCACGAGTGTGAGCAGCTGGCGCGTGAAGCCGAACGACTCGGGATGGCGCACGAGTGGATCCCGGCCGAACGGCTGGCGGAGCTGACCGGCACCGAGGTGCGGGCGGAGGGCGGCCTGTTCTTCCCCGGGGATGCGCATCTGCGGCCGGACCGCTTTACGGCGGCGCTGCATCGCTACCTGGAGCAGCAGGGCGTGCGGTTTCTGCCGGAGACGCCGGTGACCGAACTGGAACGTCGGGGAGGGCAGGTGACGGGCGTGCGCACGCCTGACGGTTTGCTCTCGGCTGATCAGGTGGTGGTGGCGGCCGGTGCCTGGTCGGCGCGTCTGGTGCGGGCCGTCGGGTACCGATTGCCGCTGCAGCCGGCCAAAGGCTACAGCCTGACCTTTGCGCCACCGCCGGAGGGCGTGCCCCTGCGCCCGCTGCTGCTGACCGAGACCAAGGTGGCCGTGACCCCGTTCCGGGAGGCGTTTCGCCTGGCCGGGACGCTGGAGCTGTCGGGGCTGGAGCTGTCCATCCGGGACCGAAGGGTGCAGGCCATTTACCGGGCGGCCGGCCGTTACCTACCTGCGCTTCGGTTGCCTGCCCGAGAACAGGCCGAGCTCTGGGCGGGGCTGCGTCCCTGCACACCCGACGGCCTGCCGGTGATCGATCGTGTGCCGGGCACCGAAAATCTCTGGCTGGCGACCGGCCATGCCATGCTGGGCATCTCGCTGGCGGCCGTCACGGGCGAGCTGGTGGCGGCGCTGATCGGAGGCGTCGAACCGCCCGTCGATCCGGCGCCGCTGCGGGCCGACCGGTGGCGCTGA
- a CDS encoding amylo-alpha-1,6-glucosidase has translation MGTATALEEQARQILEANWTGRFTKPAPRLYPHQWSWDAAFIALGWMHEDQERAQQELRHLFRAQWKNGLVPHIVFHRGTRGYFPGPGVWETHRSPDAPVRIATSGIVQPPVHATAAWAIYQQARDRSAARAFLEELFPKLAAWHDYLFRERDYYGEGLVYIRHPWESGMDNAPLWDGIAQRMHLNPGDRPRYRRVDTTLVAEADRPTSAEYDRYLYLVRLFAEAGYDEARIREACPFLVQDVLFNTLLCQAEQDLAEIAAELGEDPEPFCQRARRVAEAVNRKLWDDRRALYFDYDLVLDRPIWVRMAACFTPLFAGIPDGLQAARLVSHLEASGFFNWDGSYYSVPSYDPNGLGFSPVQYWRGPVWININWLLIEGLARYGYTEHAAHLCRTVRLLVERNGFYEYYHPYTGEGHGSEQFSWTAALVLDLLARRPEWMQWGVRSTRRRAVA, from the coding sequence ATGGGTACAGCCACGGCCTTGGAGGAACAGGCGCGTCAGATTCTGGAAGCCAACTGGACAGGTCGTTTCACGAAACCGGCGCCGCGCCTGTATCCGCATCAGTGGTCCTGGGATGCCGCCTTCATCGCGCTGGGGTGGATGCACGAGGATCAGGAACGGGCGCAGCAGGAGTTGCGGCATCTGTTCCGGGCGCAATGGAAGAACGGGCTGGTGCCGCACATCGTGTTTCACCGAGGGACACGCGGGTATTTCCCGGGGCCCGGTGTCTGGGAAACGCACCGTAGCCCGGACGCACCAGTCCGGATCGCCACCTCCGGAATCGTACAGCCGCCCGTGCATGCTACGGCCGCCTGGGCCATCTATCAGCAGGCACGTGACCGAAGCGCGGCGCGGGCTTTTCTGGAGGAGCTGTTTCCGAAGCTGGCGGCCTGGCATGACTACCTGTTCCGGGAGCGGGACTACTACGGCGAGGGGCTGGTCTACATCCGGCATCCGTGGGAATCAGGCATGGACAATGCGCCGCTGTGGGATGGAATTGCCCAGCGGATGCATCTGAATCCGGGCGACCGTCCGCGCTACCGCCGTGTGGATACGACGCTGGTGGCCGAGGCCGATCGCCCGACAAGTGCCGAGTACGACCGCTATCTGTACCTGGTGCGACTGTTTGCCGAGGCCGGCTATGACGAGGCGCGTATCCGGGAGGCGTGTCCGTTTCTGGTGCAGGATGTGCTCTTCAACACGCTGCTCTGCCAGGCCGAGCAGGATCTGGCCGAAATCGCCGCGGAGCTGGGCGAAGATCCCGAGCCGTTCTGCCAACGAGCCCGTCGCGTAGCCGAGGCCGTCAACCGAAAGCTCTGGGACGATCGGCGGGCACTGTATTTCGACTACGATCTGGTGCTGGATCGACCGATCTGGGTGCGCATGGCCGCCTGTTTTACGCCGCTGTTTGCCGGCATCCCGGACGGGCTGCAGGCCGCCCGGCTGGTCAGCCACCTGGAAGCATCGGGCTTTTTCAACTGGGACGGATCCTATTACTCCGTGCCGAGCTACGATCCCAACGGACTGGGTTTTTCGCCGGTGCAGTACTGGCGGGGACCGGTCTGGATCAACATCAACTGGTTGCTGATTGAAGGGCTGGCCCGCTACGGCTATACCGAGCACGCCGCGCATCTCTGTCGCACCGTCCGGCTGCTCGTCGAACGCAACGGCTTCTACGAGTACTACCATCCGTACACGGGCGAAGGGCACGGCTCGGAGCAGTTTTCCTGGACGGCCGCGCTGGTGCTGGACCTGCTGGCACGCCGGCCCGAATGGATGCAGTGGGGCGTGCGCTCGACGCGTCGGCGCGCCGTGGCCTGA
- the mpgP gene encoding mannosyl-3-phosphoglycerate phosphatase, translating into MNRTPTPLPVIFTDLDGTLLDLHTYDPGPAREAVARLQERGIPIVFCSSKTRAEQLAYRRQLGIRDPFIVENGAAIFIPRGYFTVPHEARPTSHGLEVIELGRPAAEIRRALREIRKETGLSFRGYHEMTVEEVAELTGLPPEAARRAMTREYSETIIVDFGPADWQRFNAALVAHGLVCFAGGRFHTVVGLGTDKGQAVHRLAELYRQQHGAILTVGLGDSPNDVPMLRAVDRPFLVQRPDGTWESVDVPGLVPIPAPGPEGWCMAVEQLLTQLAL; encoded by the coding sequence ATGAACCGGACGCCTACGCCCCTGCCGGTCATTTTTACGGATCTGGACGGGACGCTGCTCGATCTGCACACGTACGATCCCGGTCCAGCCCGTGAAGCCGTCGCCCGATTGCAGGAGCGCGGCATCCCGATCGTATTCTGCTCTTCCAAGACACGGGCCGAGCAGCTCGCCTACCGCCGGCAACTGGGCATCCGGGATCCGTTCATCGTCGAAAACGGCGCGGCCATTTTCATCCCCCGCGGGTATTTCACCGTACCGCATGAGGCGCGTCCCACCTCGCACGGCCTGGAGGTGATCGAACTGGGGCGGCCCGCCGCCGAAATCCGCCGGGCACTCCGGGAAATCCGCAAAGAGACCGGCCTGTCGTTCCGGGGCTATCACGAGATGACGGTGGAGGAGGTGGCCGAACTGACCGGCCTGCCGCCCGAGGCGGCGCGCCGCGCCATGACCCGCGAGTACAGCGAAACGATCATCGTGGACTTCGGACCGGCCGACTGGCAACGGTTCAACGCCGCGCTGGTGGCGCATGGGCTGGTCTGCTTCGCGGGCGGTCGCTTCCACACGGTGGTGGGCCTTGGCACCGACAAGGGACAGGCGGTGCATCGGCTGGCCGAGCTCTACCGCCAGCAACATGGCGCCATCCTCACCGTCGGCCTGGGCGACAGCCCCAACGACGTGCCCATGCTCCGCGCCGTCGATCGGCCGTTTCTGGTGCAGCGGCCGGACGGCACCTGGGAGTCGGTCGATGTGCCCGGTCTGGTGCCCATTCCGGCACCCGGACCCGAAGGCTGGTGCATGGCCGTGGAGCAGCTCCTGACACAGCTTGCCCTTTAG
- a CDS encoding intein-containing RctB family protein, with protein MAELRFVKIHDYLWEIPKTGGMRVPARIYASEKILRELKEDQAPQQAVNVAHLPGIVKYSLAMPDIHWGYGFPIGGVAAFDLDEGVISPGGVGYDINCLTGEARVLHAHGYYRTIAEIVEADTNDPLCSYRFAVRRPESARIIYRFGETPRTRVWRVWTRSGDSVEATEDHPFWTPQGMVPLRELRPGDRVAFCPFEGVPYEAPSSETILSPEAFCEALRQWGIPDRGQRYRQLVRYLTRRGLLPLRYDSPALPLLCKLLGYLLGDGTCYRERNGRIRLVAYGRAEDLETMRRDLEALGIRAARVYRRRRRHRVQTVYRTYAFEREEVSLHITSRAFALLLVALGMPIGDRTAQDFEAPAWLERAPRWQKRLFLAGLFGAELSMPRLMSGHARTFAAPVLTLTKRAPFAESGRRFLETLARWAAALGVRTQAIEARRELLATGERVRWQWRLASDPASLRALWGRIGYEYNLRRQHEAACALQYVKYKEQVVRQRQEAVRLLRRWKTAGVSVGEATGRLADQGINRRFVERTYYEQRSGAPRIGDAVCSYAAFRRERQDGQEPLGCVWEEIVRIEPVERPDLRVYDLTVDHPDHNFVANGFVVSNCGVRLLASRLTYEEVEPHLERLVEILFRRVPTGVGASGALKVSKQELRRVAVEGAHWAVRHGFGSEVDLEFIEENGRIEGADPAAVSERAYERGADQLGTLGSGNHFLEVGYVAQIFDDEAARILGLFPGQVTVIIHTGSRGFGYQICDDYLAVMDRALAKYHIRLPDRQLACAPLRSPEGQQYLAAMRCGINFAFANRQIIAHNTREAFAEALGMREEDIGLRTVYEVAHNIAKIEEHTIDGERRRVCVHRKGATRAFPSGHPQIPAAYRSIGQPVLIPGDMGRYSYVLVGTEQAMQETFGSTCHGAGRQLSRTKAKKVASGRHVAEELRARGIIVRGASIRTINEEIPEAYKDVAEVVEVCHRAGISRKVAQLRPIGCIKG; from the coding sequence ATGGCGGAATTGCGCTTTGTCAAGATCCACGACTATCTCTGGGAGATTCCCAAGACGGGCGGCATGCGGGTGCCCGCCCGCATCTACGCCAGCGAGAAGATCCTGCGTGAACTGAAGGAAGACCAGGCGCCTCAGCAGGCCGTCAACGTGGCGCACCTGCCGGGCATCGTCAAGTACTCGCTGGCCATGCCCGACATCCACTGGGGCTACGGCTTTCCCATCGGCGGCGTGGCCGCGTTCGATCTGGACGAAGGGGTGATTTCGCCCGGCGGTGTAGGCTACGATATCAACTGCCTTACCGGCGAGGCGCGGGTGCTTCATGCCCATGGCTACTATCGCACGATCGCCGAAATCGTTGAGGCCGACACGAACGATCCGCTCTGCAGCTATCGGTTTGCGGTGCGTCGGCCCGAGTCGGCCCGGATCATTTATCGTTTCGGGGAAACGCCGCGTACGCGCGTCTGGCGCGTCTGGACCCGGAGCGGCGACAGCGTGGAGGCTACCGAAGACCATCCGTTCTGGACGCCACAGGGAATGGTGCCGCTGCGGGAGCTGCGTCCCGGCGATCGGGTGGCGTTCTGTCCCTTCGAAGGCGTGCCCTACGAGGCGCCGTCATCCGAGACCATTCTGAGTCCCGAGGCTTTCTGCGAAGCGCTGCGGCAGTGGGGCATTCCTGATCGCGGCCAGCGTTACCGGCAGCTCGTGCGCTATCTGACGCGTCGTGGTCTGCTGCCGCTGCGCTACGATTCGCCTGCGCTACCGCTACTCTGCAAGCTGCTGGGCTATCTTCTGGGCGATGGCACCTGCTACCGGGAGCGCAACGGCCGTATCCGACTGGTTGCCTACGGCCGCGCGGAAGATCTGGAAACGATGCGGCGCGATCTGGAGGCACTGGGAATCCGTGCGGCCCGAGTGTACCGGCGTCGCCGTCGGCATCGGGTGCAGACGGTTTACCGCACCTATGCCTTCGAGCGTGAAGAGGTCAGCCTGCATATCACCAGCCGGGCATTTGCCCTGCTGCTGGTCGCGCTGGGCATGCCAATCGGCGACCGAACCGCTCAGGACTTCGAGGCGCCGGCCTGGTTGGAGCGGGCGCCTCGCTGGCAGAAACGCCTGTTTCTGGCCGGACTGTTCGGGGCCGAGCTTTCGATGCCGCGGCTCATGAGCGGGCATGCGCGCACGTTTGCGGCTCCGGTGCTGACGCTGACCAAGCGGGCGCCGTTTGCCGAAAGCGGCCGCCGTTTTCTGGAGACGCTGGCGCGCTGGGCGGCCGCGCTGGGCGTGCGCACGCAGGCCATCGAAGCCCGCCGTGAGCTGCTTGCTACCGGCGAGCGCGTGCGCTGGCAGTGGCGGCTGGCATCCGATCCGGCCAGCCTGCGGGCACTCTGGGGCCGCATCGGCTACGAGTACAATCTGCGGCGGCAGCACGAAGCCGCCTGCGCGCTGCAGTACGTCAAGTACAAAGAACAGGTGGTGCGGCAGCGCCAGGAGGCGGTGCGGCTGCTGCGTCGCTGGAAGACGGCCGGCGTGTCGGTCGGAGAAGCGACGGGGCGGCTGGCCGACCAGGGCATCAACCGGCGCTTTGTCGAACGCACCTATTACGAGCAGCGTAGCGGCGCGCCTCGCATCGGCGATGCGGTGTGCAGCTATGCGGCATTTCGTCGGGAGCGGCAGGACGGCCAGGAGCCCCTGGGCTGCGTCTGGGAAGAGATTGTGCGCATCGAGCCGGTGGAGCGTCCCGACCTCCGGGTGTACGACCTGACCGTCGATCATCCCGATCACAACTTCGTTGCCAACGGCTTTGTGGTCTCCAACTGCGGGGTGCGGTTGCTGGCCAGCCGACTGACCTACGAGGAGGTCGAGCCGCATCTGGAACGTCTTGTTGAGATTCTCTTCCGGCGCGTGCCCACCGGCGTAGGGGCCTCGGGTGCGCTCAAAGTTTCGAAGCAGGAGCTGCGGCGCGTGGCCGTCGAAGGCGCGCACTGGGCCGTGCGCCATGGATTCGGTTCGGAAGTCGATCTGGAGTTCATCGAAGAAAACGGGCGCATCGAAGGGGCCGATCCGGCGGCCGTCTCGGAGCGTGCCTACGAGCGGGGCGCGGACCAGCTCGGCACGCTGGGTTCGGGCAACCACTTCCTGGAGGTCGGCTACGTGGCGCAGATCTTCGACGACGAGGCGGCGCGGATCCTGGGGCTGTTTCCGGGGCAGGTGACCGTCATCATCCACACCGGCTCGCGCGGCTTCGGCTACCAGATCTGCGACGATTATCTGGCCGTCATGGACCGCGCGCTGGCCAAGTACCATATCCGGTTGCCGGATCGCCAGCTCGCCTGCGCACCGCTGCGCTCGCCGGAAGGCCAGCAGTACCTGGCCGCCATGCGCTGCGGGATCAACTTCGCCTTCGCCAACCGCCAGATCATCGCGCACAACACGCGCGAGGCGTTCGCCGAGGCGCTGGGCATGCGCGAAGAGGACATCGGGCTGCGAACGGTCTACGAAGTGGCACACAACATCGCCAAGATCGAAGAGCACACGATCGACGGCGAGCGGCGGCGCGTGTGCGTCCACCGCAAAGGCGCGACGCGGGCTTTCCCGTCGGGCCATCCCCAGATTCCGGCGGCCTACCGGAGCATCGGCCAGCCCGTGCTGATTCCGGGCGACATGGGACGCTACTCCTACGTGCTGGTCGGCACCGAGCAGGCCATGCAGGAGACGTTCGGCAGCACGTGCCATGGGGCCGGTCGCCAGCTCAGCCGGACGAAGGCCAAGAAAGTGGCCAGTGGCCGCCACGTGGCCGAGGAGTTGCGCGCCCGGGGCATCATCGTGCGGGGCGCCAGCATCCGCACGATCAACGAGGAAATT
- the mpgS gene encoding mannosyl-3-phosphoglycerate synthase, whose product MRIEIPREAERFGANHIYGVQKVYELDSGLRQDAPASENSVIQNLPYETLYEIERDMAIVVPIRDERLKLLEGVLFGIPHQCTVIIVSNSRRAPVDRFKMEQDAVETWSRFTQKQLLLVHQKDPFIARALAEAGYPYILDENDLVADGKAEGMIVATLLARILGKRYIGFIDADNYFPGAVYEYVHEYAAGFALSKSPYTMVRIAWHSKPKVVQSQLFFAKYGRTSVVTNRFLNQLISYYTGFETEVIRTGNAGEHAMTMELAMLLDYATGYAIEPYHYIDLLEKYGGVIESAHPEVMQHQVNVFQIESRNPHLHESKGEEHIDDMILASLQVIYHSKICPEPIKREVLRELYRRGILSKGEEPAPPRIYPALLHVDLEAFRDALMRAPYSEQLETIAQTRGYRRRLPRPTVTPPEGDGSEQVATPA is encoded by the coding sequence ATGCGTATCGAGATACCACGGGAAGCCGAACGGTTTGGCGCCAATCACATCTATGGCGTACAGAAGGTCTATGAACTGGACTCCGGCCTGCGCCAGGATGCACCGGCTTCGGAAAACAGCGTGATTCAGAATCTTCCCTACGAGACGCTTTACGAAATCGAGCGCGACATGGCCATCGTCGTCCCCATCCGGGACGAACGGCTCAAGCTGCTGGAAGGCGTGCTGTTCGGCATTCCCCATCAGTGCACGGTAATCATCGTGTCGAACAGCCGCCGCGCGCCGGTCGATCGCTTCAAAATGGAACAGGACGCCGTCGAGACCTGGTCGCGTTTCACCCAGAAGCAGTTGTTGCTCGTCCACCAGAAGGATCCTTTCATCGCCCGGGCGCTGGCCGAAGCTGGCTATCCGTACATCCTCGACGAAAACGACCTGGTGGCCGATGGCAAGGCCGAGGGCATGATCGTCGCCACGCTCCTGGCGCGCATTCTGGGCAAGCGCTACATCGGCTTCATCGACGCGGACAACTACTTCCCGGGCGCGGTCTACGAGTACGTGCACGAGTACGCGGCCGGTTTTGCGCTGAGCAAGTCACCCTACACGATGGTCCGCATCGCCTGGCACAGCAAACCCAAGGTGGTCCAGTCGCAGCTTTTCTTCGCCAAATATGGACGCACGTCGGTGGTGACCAACCGCTTCCTGAACCAGCTCATCAGCTACTACACGGGCTTCGAAACCGAGGTGATTCGCACGGGCAATGCGGGCGAGCACGCCATGACCATGGAGCTGGCGATGCTCCTGGACTATGCAACGGGCTACGCCATCGAGCCCTATCACTACATCGACCTGCTGGAAAAGTACGGTGGCGTGATCGAAAGCGCCCATCCGGAAGTAATGCAGCATCAGGTCAATGTCTTTCAGATCGAATCGCGTAACCCGCACCTGCACGAATCGAAGGGCGAAGAGCACATCGACGACATGATCCTTGCCTCGTTGCAGGTCATCTATCACTCGAAAATCTGTCCGGAGCCCATCAAGCGCGAGGTGTTGCGCGAGCTGTATCGCCGGGGCATTCTGTCGAAAGGCGAGGAGCCGGCGCCCCCCCGCATCTATCCGGCCCTGCTGCATGTGGATCTGGAGGCGTTCCGCGATGCGTTGATGCGGGCCCCCTACAGCGAACAACTGGAGACGATTGCCCAGACGCGGGGCTATCGTCGCCGGCTGCCCCGACCGACGGTCACACCGCCCGAAGGTGACGGCTCCGAACAGGTCGCCACGCCCGCATGA